Proteins from a single region of Engystomops pustulosus chromosome 5, aEngPut4.maternal, whole genome shotgun sequence:
- the GJD4 gene encoding gap junction delta-4 protein produces the protein MEYFDSMGYLIITFNYNVTVIGKIWLTLMILLRMAMVVLAGYPLYQDEQERFICNTLQPGCSNVCYDIFSPMSHMRYWLVQTLMLFLPYALFSVHVFHKVMTYMATSNDNCRKSNSSTYHGVGLQMEILDFSGPYLVHLVLKILLELGFGVGQYFLFGILVPSRFSCSQTPCTSNVDCYISRPTEKSLMMIFIWGTGVISLILNLVDLLCVCHRRSNSEKIKKQLLLLENDSLKGGCCSETPPHTKLAVTPDQMVIYPNCSSHNLEKAEEQIKGDSHSLPSFEGETASFQTESSRQDMGKSNINTNSNKTCPWQVNAISTGNNTFGKEHHLLTHRQAKAKKEKCSNPSLADVSQLDKNTGSTNKKLEWV, from the exons ATGGAGTATTTCGACTCGATGGGATATTTGATTATAACCTTCAACTACAATGTAACTGTCATCG GTAAAATCTGGCTGACCCTGATGATCCTTTTAAGAATGGCGATGGTTGTTCTTGCGGGATATCCACTCTACCAAGATGAACAAGAGCGATTCATCTGTAACACATTACAGCCAGGTTGTTCCAATGTGTGCTATGATATCTTCTCTCCCATGTCCCACATGAGATACTGGCTTGTTCAGACTCTCATGTTATTTTTACCCTATGCCTTATTCAGCGTCCATGTCTTCCACAAGGTAATGACTTACATGGCAACTTCAAATGACAACTGTCGAAAAAGTAACTCCTCCACCTATCATGGCGTGGGTCTACAAATGGAGATACTTGATttctctggaccctatcttgttcaTCTCGTGCTTAAAATTTTACTAGAACTTGGGTTTGGCGTTGGGCAATACTTTCTTTTTGGGATCTTAGTTCCAAGTAGATTCAGCTGTTCTCAGACACCGTGCACCAGTAATGTTGACTGTTATATCTCAAGACCTACAGAGAAGTCCCTTATGATGATTTTCATTTGGGGGACCGGAGTCATTTCTCTGATTTTGAACTTGGTGGATCTACTTTGTGTTTGTCATAGAAGAAGTAATTCCGAGAAGATTAAGAAGCAACTTTTGCTTCTTGAAAATGATTCTCTAAAAGGTGGATGTTGTTCAGAAACGCCTCCACACACAAAGCTAGCCGTGACTCCAGACCAGATGGTCATCTATCCCAACTGCTCTTCCCACAACCTCGAGAAGGCAGAAGAGCAAATCAAAGGTGACTCCCATTCTTTGCCTTCATTTGAAGGGGAAACTGCTTCTTTTCAGACTGAAAGCTCTCGCCAAGACATGGGCAAGTCTAACATCAATACTAACAGCAATAAAACCTGCCCCTGGCAAGTGAACGCGATATCAACTGGAAATAATACATTTGGAAAAGAACATCATCTGCTTACCCACAGGCAAGCAAAGGCGAAGAAGGAAAAATGCAGTAATCCCAGTCTGGCGGATGTATCGCAGCTTGATAAGAACACTGGATCAACAAACAAAAAATTGGAGTGGGTCTAA